Proteins from a single region of Campylobacter lari:
- the hisIE gene encoding bifunctional phosphoribosyl-AMP cyclohydrolase/phosphoribosyl-ATP diphosphatase HisIE: MGINEEEFIKSINWQKVNNLIPVIIQDYHSCEVLMQGFMNEQALRESFKHQKVVFYSRTKERLWMKGEQSGNFLHIIDMGLDCDRDCILILVKAQGATCHTGDTSCFETLSKKADFVFLSRLERLINSRKNTCASSSYTAELFSKGTKRIAQKVGEEGVETALAATIKDKDELINEAADLLYHLEVLLADADLSLNDVIAKLKERNKS; the protein is encoded by the coding sequence ATGGGTATAAATGAAGAAGAATTTATAAAAAGCATAAATTGGCAAAAGGTAAATAACCTTATCCCTGTGATAATCCAAGATTATCATTCTTGTGAAGTTTTAATGCAAGGTTTTATGAATGAACAAGCTCTAAGAGAGAGTTTTAAGCACCAAAAGGTTGTATTTTACTCACGCACTAAAGAGCGTTTGTGGATGAAAGGTGAGCAAAGTGGGAATTTCTTGCATATCATAGATATGGGACTTGATTGTGATAGAGATTGTATTTTAATCCTTGTAAAAGCTCAAGGCGCTACTTGTCATACAGGCGATACTTCTTGTTTTGAAACGCTTTCTAAAAAAGCTGATTTTGTATTTTTATCGCGTCTTGAAAGACTTATCAACTCACGCAAAAACACTTGTGCAAGCTCTTCTTACACGGCTGAACTTTTTTCAAAAGGCACTAAACGCATAGCACAAAAAGTAGGTGAAGAAGGCGTTGAAACCGCTTTGGCTGCTACTATTAAAGATAAAGATGAGTTGATAAATGAAGCTGCTGATTTACTTTATCATTTAGAAGTGTTATTAGCTGATGCGGATTTGAGTTTAAATGATGTGATTGCTAAATTAAAAGAAAGAAATAAAAGTTAA
- the flgE gene encoding flagellar hook protein FlgE — protein sequence MMRSLWAGVSGLQAHQYAMDVEGNNIANVNTFGFKYSRADFSTLMSQTSKIATAPDGNLGGKNPMQVGLGAGVNSTTRIHSQGNIQTTDKNTDMAINGDGFFIVSNDGGTTQFFTRAGDFKTDAVGNFVDNNGYTVQGWNYNQETGQIDSSTSVQDIVIPPGMSMPARASTSVSLTANLDSGNTLGMNASAKRPIYALDSTHGRREDTGTAVDENDTGHTEFYTTSKSGAQVTEKGVDMGVVFNAQGEGLNLRDGQGIWVSYADAKWQSTAFTNPDLPTTQADIQQNTNYTFWGYTKADGTQTPATLDITINGTRIQATGVGRDTFINAINAKTPETGVVASIVDGRLTFTNDNSTGTTSKTKNINITIGENNTAGENVNSGTDLANIAAPRPGNNILGGQNGPISVVTAHEYIYSASNVDIGANPDPNDDATWPDMVGRRTFHTTEDLRELLQRDARWAVDYDGNGQREEGDANAGVKVVVESDGRFKITNPAQDGAKDMTFKVTGYSNEANKIATNDKFTAMFSALDGNFNAGNNEKYSQDMYLSAHTASIEIFDSLGTRHELTVQFTKQTKTADGGAEWSIIISVPEPAEINFSGDGAPGNIVVGNLRFGNDGSLQSYTPNVLNFTGNNGSKPDQVIKLDFGTTGGFDGLTSYDKDSSTTKQETDGYTGGNLKPDALRTDENGYIYGEFTNGKTLALAKVALATFPNNMGLEEMGNNLYKATANSGTATIGHAGEGGRGGLKGSAIEMSNVDLSRALTELIVIQRGYQANSKTITTSDQLLNTLLQLKQ from the coding sequence ATGATGAGATCTCTTTGGGCTGGGGTTTCAGGACTCCAAGCACACCAATACGCAATGGATGTAGAAGGTAATAACATAGCCAATGTTAATACATTTGGTTTTAAATATTCTCGTGCGGATTTCTCAACGCTTATGAGTCAAACTTCTAAGATAGCTACAGCTCCAGATGGCAACCTAGGTGGTAAAAACCCTATGCAAGTTGGACTTGGTGCAGGTGTAAATTCTACTACTAGAATTCACTCTCAAGGTAATATCCAAACTACAGACAAAAACACCGATATGGCTATCAATGGTGATGGATTTTTCATCGTTTCAAATGATGGTGGCACTACGCAGTTTTTTACCCGTGCAGGGGACTTTAAAACAGACGCAGTAGGAAATTTCGTAGATAATAACGGCTACACGGTTCAAGGTTGGAATTATAATCAAGAAACAGGGCAAATTGACTCTTCAACTTCAGTGCAAGACATAGTTATCCCACCTGGTATGAGTATGCCTGCTAGAGCAAGTACTTCAGTAAGCCTTACAGCAAATTTAGATAGTGGTAATACTTTAGGTATGAATGCTTCTGCTAAGCGTCCTATCTATGCTCTTGATTCTACTCATGGTAGAAGAGAAGATACAGGAACGGCTGTAGATGAAAATGACACAGGCCATACTGAGTTTTATACTACTTCAAAAAGTGGAGCCCAAGTAACCGAAAAAGGTGTGGATATGGGCGTAGTATTTAATGCTCAAGGTGAAGGCTTAAACCTAAGAGATGGTCAAGGCATATGGGTTAGTTATGCTGATGCTAAGTGGCAAAGTACAGCATTTACCAATCCAGACCTACCTACAACCCAGGCAGATATTCAGCAAAATACTAATTATACGTTTTGGGGTTATACTAAAGCTGATGGTACACAAACACCTGCTACTTTAGATATCACTATTAATGGAACTAGAATCCAAGCTACAGGTGTAGGTAGAGATACTTTTATCAATGCTATTAATGCTAAGACACCAGAAACAGGTGTAGTAGCTTCTATAGTAGATGGTAGATTAACATTTACAAATGATAATAGTACAGGAACTACATCAAAAACAAAAAATATCAATATAACAATTGGAGAAAATAACACTGCTGGTGAAAATGTGAATTCTGGTACAGATTTAGCCAATATAGCCGCTCCGAGACCTGGAAATAACATTCTTGGTGGACAAAATGGACCTATAAGTGTTGTGACGGCTCATGAGTATATTTATAGTGCAAGCAATGTAGATATAGGAGCTAACCCAGACCCTAATGATGATGCCACATGGCCTGATATGGTAGGAAGAAGAACTTTCCATACTACAGAAGATTTAAGAGAGCTTTTACAAAGAGATGCTAGATGGGCTGTAGACTATGATGGAAATGGGCAAAGAGAAGAAGGTGATGCTAATGCTGGTGTAAAAGTAGTAGTAGAAAGTGATGGTAGATTTAAAATCACAAATCCTGCTCAAGATGGTGCAAAAGATATGACTTTTAAAGTTACTGGTTATTCTAATGAGGCAAACAAAATCGCTACAAATGATAAATTCACAGCTATGTTTAGTGCCTTAGATGGAAATTTCAACGCAGGTAATAATGAAAAATATTCTCAAGACATGTACTTGTCAGCTCATACTGCTAGTATAGAAATCTTTGACTCATTAGGAACTAGACATGAGCTAACCGTGCAATTTACCAAACAAACTAAAACAGCAGATGGTGGGGCTGAGTGGTCTATTATCATCTCAGTGCCTGAACCTGCAGAGATTAATTTTAGTGGTGATGGAGCTCCGGGAAATATAGTAGTAGGAAATTTAAGATTTGGTAATGATGGCTCACTACAAAGCTATACACCAAATGTATTAAATTTTACCGGAAACAACGGCTCAAAACCTGATCAAGTAATCAAACTTGACTTTGGAACAACAGGTGGTTTTGATGGTTTAACAAGCTATGATAAAGACTCATCTACTACTAAACAAGAAACAGATGGTTACACAGGGGGTAATCTAAAGCCAGATGCATTAAGAACTGATGAGAATGGTTATATCTATGGAGAATTTACAAATGGTAAAACTCTAGCTCTAGCTAAGGTTGCTCTAGCTACTTTCCCAAATAATATGGGTCTTGAAGAAATGGGTAATAACCTTTATAAAGCGACAGCAAACTCAGGAACAGCTACCATAGGTCATGCAGGCGAAGGCGGTAGAGGGGGCTTAAAAGGTTCAGCCATAGAAATGTCGAATGTGGATTTAAGTCGTGCATTAACAGAGCTTATCGTAATCCAAAGGGGTTATCAAGCAAACTCAAAAACGATTACCACAAGTGATCAGCTTTTAAATACTTTGCTTCAATTAAAACAATAA
- a CDS encoding zeta toxin family protein, whose protein sequence is MKKIATIFAGAEGCGKTTLYYNELEKNKDFGLRINIDEIVSSFGDWKNREDQFRASRIAIKMRENYIKKAYDFNQETTLCGTRILSLFKKLQKNSYTINLYYIGLDSPNTAKQRVKIRVAKGGHDIKEELIEKRYYESLQNFNTVAKFCNHITIFDNTQNYKKLLEFKNNKLEVFETTKWLEPLMINFKNPSL, encoded by the coding sequence ATGAAAAAAATAGCTACTATTTTTGCAGGAGCCGAAGGATGTGGAAAAACTACCTTATATTATAATGAACTTGAAAAAAACAAAGACTTTGGACTTAGAATCAACATCGATGAAATCGTAAGTAGCTTTGGTGATTGGAAAAATCGAGAAGATCAATTTAGAGCTTCAAGGATAGCCATTAAAATGCGTGAAAACTATATTAAAAAAGCTTATGATTTTAACCAAGAAACCACACTTTGTGGCACTAGAATTTTATCTTTATTCAAAAAGCTACAAAAAAATTCTTACACTATAAATCTTTACTACATCGGACTAGACTCTCCAAACACAGCAAAACAAAGAGTTAAAATTCGCGTAGCTAAAGGCGGGCATGATATAAAAGAAGAACTTATAGAAAAAAGATACTACGAGTCTTTACAAAATTTTAACACCGTTGCTAAATTCTGTAACCACATTACTATTTTTGACAATACTCAAAATTATAAAAAACTCTTAGAATTTAAAAACAATAAGCTAGAAGTATTTGAAACTACCAAATGGCTAGAACCATTAATGATAAATTTTAAAAATCCAAGTTTATAA